From one Pseudomonas sp. MYb118 genomic stretch:
- a CDS encoding DUF2950 domain-containing protein yields MNTHFKASSLALLLGMAWSCIAAAQQSFPTPEKAAEAFVKALGTERADQARLTELLGQDWQTYIPRKGSQREDVEAFLKQYHEQHHIEKTGERKATLAVGKDNWPLPIPLVKGDSGWRFDIKAGDAELRTRRIGRNELDAQQAVLTYHDAQMDYATVDRDGDGALEYAQKIFSTPGKHDGLYWAEDDSGQISPLGPLYGKSVAGEGWHGYHFRILDGQGPSAPGGAYSYLIGDKMSRGFAMIAWPVKYDDTGVMSFMISHDGQVFEKDLGPEGAKVAQAMKLFDPDDSWQEVTVAPEQ; encoded by the coding sequence ATGAACACGCACTTCAAAGCCAGTTCACTGGCGCTGTTGCTCGGCATGGCCTGGTCGTGCATTGCAGCGGCCCAGCAATCCTTCCCAACCCCGGAAAAAGCCGCCGAAGCCTTCGTCAAGGCCTTGGGCACCGAGCGCGCCGACCAGGCCCGCCTGACCGAACTGCTGGGCCAGGACTGGCAAACCTACATCCCGCGCAAGGGTTCGCAGCGCGAAGATGTCGAAGCCTTCCTCAAGCAGTACCACGAGCAGCACCACATTGAAAAAACCGGCGAGCGCAAGGCCACCCTCGCGGTGGGCAAGGACAACTGGCCGCTGCCCATCCCGCTGGTCAAGGGCGACAGCGGTTGGCGCTTCGACATCAAGGCCGGCGACGCCGAACTGCGCACCCGCCGCATCGGCCGCAACGAACTGGACGCACAACAGGCGGTGCTGACCTACCACGACGCGCAGATGGACTACGCGACAGTGGATCGTGACGGCGACGGCGCGCTGGAATACGCGCAGAAAATCTTCAGCACCCCCGGCAAGCACGACGGGCTCTACTGGGCAGAAGACGACAGCGGGCAGATCAGCCCCCTGGGGCCGTTGTACGGCAAGAGCGTGGCCGGCGAAGGCTGGCACGGCTACCACTTCCGCATCCTCGATGGCCAGGGGCCTTCGGCACCGGGCGGCGCCTACAGCTACCTGATCGGCGACAAGATGAGCCGCGGTTTTGCCATGATCGCCTGGCCGGTCAAGTACGACGACACCGGGGTGATGAGCTTCATGATCAGCCACGACGGCCAGGTCTTCGAGAAAGACCTGGGGCCCGAAGGCGCCAAGGTGGCGCAGGCCATGAAGCTGTTCGACCCCGATGACAGCTGGCAGGAAGTCACCGTCGCCCCGGAACAATGA
- a CDS encoding DUF3300 domain-containing protein: MRISWVCAVSVVVFLGGPAALAQEAPPVPAENATSAAPAKDPVFTQEQLEQMAAPIALYPDPLLAQVLMASTYPGEVAEAVTWSKANPNAKGDDAVKQVANQPWDPSVQALVAFPQVLATLGQDPVWVQRLGDAFLAQPDDLMNGVQNLRRQAQAAGNLESNQYQNVTVQVAAPAPTPPPAPADRPKAETLPAAPASGSSTIIIQPADPQVVYVPTYNPTTAYGTWPYPASPPAYYPPPPAYYPGQALVAGLAFGTGVAIVASLWGDCDWGNNDVDIDVNRYNNINGNNINNRISSNKWQHNPANRDGVPYRDARSREQYGRQLDGARQREAFRGDDAQRAQARDRARNSMDRAGIQRPATSNRQAQDQMRQARSEGSVGNRLQQGNERPRATDRSQNDNRNLRDNQQARRETAQNNQRRQDFSQNRQGAARNNAFAGVRSPSQSNAQALRGRASQASAQRGGGARMEGRQISRPSGAGARSRGGRR; encoded by the coding sequence ATGCGTATTTCATGGGTGTGCGCGGTGTCAGTCGTTGTGTTTCTAGGTGGGCCGGCGGCGCTGGCACAGGAGGCGCCCCCCGTTCCTGCCGAGAACGCCACCTCGGCGGCGCCCGCCAAGGACCCGGTGTTCACCCAGGAACAACTGGAGCAGATGGCCGCGCCCATCGCGCTCTACCCCGACCCGTTGCTCGCGCAAGTGTTGATGGCCAGCACCTACCCCGGCGAAGTCGCCGAAGCGGTGACCTGGTCCAAGGCCAACCCCAATGCCAAGGGCGACGACGCGGTCAAGCAAGTTGCCAACCAGCCCTGGGACCCCAGCGTGCAGGCCCTGGTGGCCTTTCCCCAGGTGCTCGCCACCCTCGGCCAGGACCCGGTGTGGGTGCAGCGCCTGGGTGACGCCTTCCTCGCGCAACCGGACGACCTGATGAATGGCGTGCAGAACCTGCGGCGCCAGGCGCAGGCCGCCGGCAACCTGGAGAGCAACCAGTACCAGAACGTCACGGTGCAGGTCGCCGCGCCTGCCCCGACTCCCCCACCCGCGCCCGCCGACCGGCCGAAAGCCGAGACCCTGCCGGCGGCACCGGCCAGCGGCAGTTCCACCATCATCATCCAGCCTGCCGACCCGCAGGTGGTGTACGTGCCCACCTATAACCCGACCACCGCCTACGGCACCTGGCCTTACCCGGCGTCGCCACCGGCCTACTACCCACCGCCACCCGCCTACTACCCCGGCCAGGCGCTGGTGGCCGGGCTGGCGTTCGGCACCGGCGTGGCAATCGTCGCCTCGTTGTGGGGCGACTGCGACTGGGGCAACAACGACGTCGACATCGACGTGAACCGCTACAACAACATCAATGGCAACAACATCAATAACCGCATCAGCAGCAACAAGTGGCAGCACAACCCGGCCAATCGCGACGGTGTGCCCTACCGCGATGCCCGCAGCCGTGAACAGTACGGCCGGCAACTGGACGGCGCCCGCCAGCGCGAAGCCTTCCGCGGCGACGATGCGCAGCGTGCCCAGGCCCGCGACCGCGCGCGCAACTCCATGGACCGCGCCGGCATCCAGCGCCCGGCCACCAGCAATCGCCAGGCCCAGGACCAGATGCGCCAGGCGCGCTCCGAGGGTTCGGTCGGTAACCGCCTGCAACAAGGCAACGAGCGGCCACGGGCCACCGACCGCAGCCAGAATGACAACCGCAACCTGCGTGATAACCAGCAAGCGCGCCGCGAAACCGCGCAGAACAACCAGCGCCGCCAGGACTTCTCGCAGAATCGCCAGGGCGCCGCACGCAACAACGCCTTCGCCGGCGTGCGCTCGCCGTCGCAATCCAACGCCCAGGCCCTGCGCGGCCGGGCCAGTCAGGCGTCCGCCCAGCGGGGCGGCGGTGCACGCATGGAGGGTCGGCAGATCAGCCGGCCGTCCGGCGCCGGGGCACGTTCGCGGGGGGGCCGTCGATGA
- a CDS encoding MarC family NAAT transporter: MTDLLNAIALGLLALLPLTNPPTTVALFIALSKGLNQQEKNRQAFLTSLYVFLIMTLTYYIGELVMDVFNISIPGLRMAGGGILIIMGLKMLFPPTPAPQPANTVSEQADFAFIPLAMPSTAGPGTIAMIISSAATIKNSTAFAPWVIWVAPPLIFLFTALILWLCLRGSGLIMRMTGKSGIDAISRLMGFLLVCMGAQFAINGAVEIVQTLIDSNFHMLRPQ; this comes from the coding sequence ATGACCGACCTGCTCAACGCCATTGCGCTCGGGCTGCTCGCCCTGTTGCCCTTGACCAACCCACCGACCACCGTGGCGTTGTTCATTGCGCTGAGCAAAGGGCTGAACCAGCAGGAAAAGAACCGCCAGGCCTTCCTCACGTCACTGTATGTGTTTTTGATCATGACGCTCACCTACTACATAGGTGAGCTGGTCATGGACGTGTTCAATATTTCCATACCGGGCCTGCGCATGGCCGGTGGCGGGATCCTGATCATCATGGGCCTGAAGATGCTGTTCCCGCCCACGCCGGCACCGCAGCCGGCCAATACCGTCAGCGAGCAGGCCGACTTTGCCTTCATCCCCCTGGCCATGCCCAGTACCGCCGGGCCCGGGACGATCGCGATGATCATCAGCTCCGCCGCCACGATCAAGAACAGCACGGCATTTGCGCCCTGGGTCATCTGGGTCGCGCCGCCGCTGATTTTCCTGTTCACCGCGCTGATCCTGTGGTTATGCCTGCGCGGCTCGGGCCTGATCATGCGCATGACCGGGAAGTCGGGGATCGACGCCATTTCCCGACTGATGGGCTTCCTGCTGGTGTGCATGGGCGCACAATTTGCGATCAATGGCGCGGTGGAAATCGTCCAGACGCTGATCGACAGCAACTTTCACATGCTGCGTCCGCAGTAG
- a CDS encoding MEKHLA domain-containing protein has protein sequence MTDLHIIQQLDQSYRHWTGHGLPVPASVEGSREAWIHHHAPYSLVAHNDAADPHFIYTNECALTCFKYSREEFCAMPSRFSASSLDRAARQALLEVVTAKGIASGYTGYRVDRHGEPFMIYDGIVWEVLDAEGVRKGQAALFWPQPAPTGRFD, from the coding sequence ATGACTGATCTGCACATCATCCAGCAACTCGACCAATCCTACCGGCACTGGACCGGACACGGGCTTCCGGTCCCGGCGTCCGTCGAGGGTTCGCGCGAAGCCTGGATACACCATCACGCCCCTTACAGCCTGGTGGCCCACAACGACGCCGCCGACCCGCATTTCATCTACACCAATGAATGCGCCCTGACCTGTTTCAAATACAGCCGCGAAGAGTTCTGCGCCATGCCATCACGTTTCAGCGCTTCGAGCCTCGATCGCGCTGCACGCCAGGCGCTGCTCGAGGTGGTGACTGCCAAGGGCATTGCGTCCGGGTACACCGGCTACCGGGTCGATCGCCATGGCGAACCCTTCATGATCTACGACGGCATCGTCTGGGAAGTGCTGGACGCAGAGGGCGTGCGCAAAGGGCAGGCGGCATTGTTCTGGCCGCAGCCTGCACCCACCGGCAGGTTCGATTAA
- a CDS encoding site-specific integrase, which translates to MNKVDRYLQAGTRENTRRSYRAAVEHFEVTWGGFLPATGDGIVRYLAEYADKLAISTLKQRLAALAQWHITQGFPDPTKTPTVRQMIKGIRALHPVREKQAAPLLLVHLEQAASWLEREASLAAERGDWPGVMRHRRDIALLLIGFWRGFRGDELTRLQVEHTQAEAGKGITFYLPQSKGDRRHLGATYHTPALKKLCPVQAYINWITAAGIARGPVFRKIDRWGHLAEDGLNPNSMIALLRRIFRNAGVAAEFYSSHSLRRGFATWASANGWDIKGLMSYVGWKDVKSALRYVDSAASFAGLAVQAPAAVARVTG; encoded by the coding sequence ATGAACAAGGTTGATCGCTATCTGCAGGCCGGCACCCGGGAAAACACCCGGCGCAGCTACCGGGCCGCGGTGGAGCACTTCGAAGTGACGTGGGGCGGCTTTCTGCCGGCCACCGGCGATGGCATCGTGCGTTACCTCGCCGAGTACGCGGACAAGCTGGCGATCAGCACGCTGAAGCAACGCCTGGCGGCGCTGGCGCAATGGCACATCACCCAGGGCTTTCCCGATCCGACCAAGACGCCGACCGTCAGGCAGATGATCAAGGGCATCCGGGCGCTGCATCCCGTTCGGGAAAAACAGGCCGCCCCGCTGCTGCTCGTTCATCTGGAGCAAGCCGCCAGTTGGCTGGAGCGCGAAGCAAGCCTGGCGGCCGAGCGCGGTGACTGGCCCGGCGTGATGCGCCATCGACGGGACATCGCCCTGCTGCTGATCGGGTTCTGGCGCGGGTTTCGCGGTGACGAGCTGACCCGCTTGCAGGTCGAGCACACCCAGGCGGAGGCAGGTAAAGGCATCACCTTTTACTTGCCCCAATCCAAAGGTGATCGCCGGCATCTCGGGGCGACTTATCACACGCCCGCGCTGAAAAAACTGTGCCCGGTTCAGGCTTACATCAATTGGATCACCGCAGCCGGCATCGCCCGAGGCCCGGTGTTCAGGAAGATTGATCGCTGGGGCCACCTGGCCGAAGACGGCCTCAACCCCAACAGCATGATTGCGCTGCTACGGCGTATTTTTCGCAACGCTGGGGTCGCCGCCGAGTTCTACAGCAGCCATTCGCTACGCCGCGGCTTTGCCACCTGGGCGTCGGCGAATGGCTGGGACATCAAGGGTTTGATGAGTTATGTGGGCTGGAAGGATGTGAAATCGGCGCTGCGTTATGTGGATTCCGCCGCTTCGTTTGCGGGCCTGGCAGTCCAGGCACCCGCGGCGGTGGCAAGGGTTACCGGTTAA